A single region of the Deinococcus malanensis genome encodes:
- a CDS encoding replication-associated recombination protein A, protein MSNSTGLFEQADESYRPLAERMRPRTLDDLVGQKHLMVRGAPLEVARRTRKVQTIILHGPPGTGKTTIARALAKSVDAEFIAMSATNAGKAELTKVVEQARAARLRGRNTILFLDEVHRWSRTQQDALLPEIESGNLTLIGATTENPGFTVVGALRSRSRIVEVKPLTRDDILELLGRAEAFEHKRLPLTREARASIAEQCDGDARMALGMAEAVWMSEPDHDLSPEELNVVAPVARGRHGRNAEALYDLLSALHKAMRGSDPDAALLYTAMLLEGGEDPLAIIRRVQACASEDVGLADPQAMVQADAAWSAMLRLGPAEGRLPLGQAVIYVATAPKSNAVYHGMNQATAVARANPTLMPPLHMMNAPTDYQRSVGRKAGYLYDHDFERAFSGQQRLPDELRELRLYEPSTQGYEAKTLAPRVAHWRALRGEIQPQAQEDEGCPVDQRMEQKAEDRALLKAVPQVSEGVMINPSKLVQSSSSVIPAINLPPGTDCPAQAMRKEDRAASKKEKAAKSAAPARPKAARSKTAVKETP, encoded by the coding sequence ATGAGTAATTCAACTGGCCTCTTCGAGCAGGCGGATGAGTCCTACCGTCCCCTGGCTGAGCGCATGCGCCCGCGCACCCTGGACGACCTGGTCGGCCAGAAGCACCTGATGGTGCGCGGCGCGCCCCTGGAGGTGGCCCGGCGCACCCGCAAGGTGCAGACCATCATCCTACACGGCCCCCCAGGCACCGGGAAGACCACGATCGCGCGCGCCCTGGCCAAATCCGTCGACGCCGAGTTCATTGCCATGAGCGCCACCAACGCCGGCAAGGCGGAGCTCACCAAGGTGGTCGAGCAGGCGCGCGCCGCCCGATTGCGCGGCCGCAACACCATCCTGTTTCTGGACGAGGTGCACCGCTGGAGCCGCACGCAACAAGACGCCCTGCTGCCCGAGATCGAGTCCGGGAACCTCACGCTGATCGGCGCGACCACCGAGAACCCGGGCTTCACGGTGGTCGGGGCGTTGCGTTCCAGGAGCCGTATCGTGGAGGTCAAGCCGCTCACCCGAGACGACATCCTCGAACTGCTGGGGCGCGCCGAGGCCTTTGAGCACAAACGGTTGCCGCTGACCCGTGAGGCCAGAGCGTCGATCGCCGAGCAGTGTGACGGCGACGCCCGCATGGCGCTGGGCATGGCTGAAGCCGTGTGGATGTCCGAGCCCGACCATGACCTGAGCCCCGAAGAGCTCAACGTGGTCGCGCCGGTCGCCCGGGGACGTCACGGGAGGAACGCAGAGGCCTTGTACGACCTCTTGAGCGCCCTGCACAAGGCCATGCGCGGCTCGGACCCTGACGCTGCTCTCCTCTACACGGCCATGCTGCTCGAGGGGGGCGAGGACCCGCTGGCGATCATCCGCCGTGTGCAGGCCTGCGCGTCCGAGGACGTGGGCCTGGCCGACCCGCAGGCGATGGTGCAGGCTGACGCGGCGTGGTCGGCGATGCTGCGCCTGGGGCCGGCTGAAGGGCGACTGCCGCTCGGGCAGGCCGTCATCTACGTGGCCACTGCACCCAAATCGAATGCGGTCTACCACGGCATGAATCAGGCAACGGCCGTAGCCCGGGCGAATCCGACCCTGATGCCGCCGCTGCACATGATGAATGCGCCCACCGACTACCAGCGTAGTGTCGGACGCAAGGCCGGCTATCTCTACGATCACGACTTCGAAAGGGCCTTCTCCGGCCAGCAGCGCCTGCCCGACGAGCTGCGCGAACTGCGCCTCTACGAGCCCAGCACCCAGGGCTACGAGGCCAAGACCCTGGCCCCGCGGGTGGCCCACTGGCGCGCCCTGCGGGGAGAGATCCAGCCACAAGCCCAGGAGGACGAGGGCTGCCCGGTCGACCAGCGCATGGAACAGAAGGCTGAGGACAGAGCGCTGCTCAAGGCGGTGCCCCAGGTCTCTGAGGGCGTGATGATCAACCCCAGCAAGCTGGTGCAGTCCTCCAGCAGCGTGATCCCGGCCATCAACCTCCCCCCGGGCACCGACTGCCCCGCGCAGGCCATGCGCAAGGAGGACCGCGCCGCGAGCAAGAAGGAGAAGGCCGCCAAGAGCGCTGCGCCAGCCAGGCCCAAAGCCGCCAGGAGCAAAACCGCCGTCAAGGAGACGCCATAA